In Ovis aries strain OAR_USU_Benz2616 breed Rambouillet chromosome 14, ARS-UI_Ramb_v3.0, whole genome shotgun sequence, a single genomic region encodes these proteins:
- the LOC121816556 gene encoding cationic amino acid transporter 3-like isoform X1 yields MSTMLGQYLRQFGQKLVRRKPQFREEPESSETHPPNTLDLVVIGLDNMLGAGIYILIGGVAKYVAGPAIILFLLVAGLTTVLSGLCYVELAAGVERPGTVYFISYVTMGRLYAFISGWNLLLYLIIATACIAQAWSSTFDSLIGNHISEALGGTFSLQMPSFLASFPDFLALGLVLLLTGLLALRVYESTLIYKVFTGLNILVLSFIIVFGFIKGDLHNWKLMEQDYQLAAAGSGDAYSLGLRSSGRFGPFAFDAVLQGAATCFYAFVGFAGIVSAGSKASRLQWSMPLAVVISFFICFLVCFGVSAALTLMVPYYLIQLESPLPQAFICVGWDSAKYVVAVGTLCILLYSLLSIMFIMAQLTYAMAEDGLLFRGLAWIPAPTDARTIMIRTTNARIIVRTVAPTGTPIMAVLVPGTLAAVMALLFDFTDLVDLMSFHSLLAYFLVTFSVLVLRCQRAQNGSQEKTEEETETNPEVEGGPLESEPEAGISGILKSLWFPPSTIPTWKSGRIVYGCASLLVLLLIILSLILYRWSSQVFSGDPVLTTVAVLLLLLITGVTVIIWRQPQNPSTLPFRVPAMPAVFLVSTSVNIYLMIQMTTRTWAQFGIWMAIGFAIYFGYGIRHSLEENNDQQPAASTSKT; encoded by the exons ATGTCTACGATGCTGGGTCAGTATCTTCGCCAGTTTGGTCAGAAGCTGGTCCGCAGGAAGCCACAGTTCAGGGAGGAACCTGAGAGTTCTGAGACCCATCCTCCGAACACCCTGGACCTGGTGGTGATAGGTTTGGACAACATGTTGGGAGCTGGCATATACATCCTGATTGGGGGAGTAGCCAAATACGTAGCTGGACCAGCAATCATCCTTTTCTTACTGGTGGCCGGCCTGACTACTGTGTTGTCTGGGCTCTGCTATGTCGAGTTGGCAGCTGGAGTAGAAAGACCTGGCACTGTGTATTTCATCAGCTATGTCACAATGGGACGACTGTACGCCTTCATCAGTGGCTGGAACCTCTTACTGTATTTAATTATTG CCACTGCCTGTATAGCCCAGGCCTGGAGCTCCACATTTGACAGCCTGATTGGGAACCACATCTCTGAGGCATTAGGGGGAACTTTCTCTCTGCAAATGCCCTCCTTCCTGGCCTCGTTTCCAGACTTTCTTGCCCTGGGCCTCGTGCTGCTGCTCACAG GACTCCTGGCTCTGAGAGTTTATGAGTCAACCCTGATTTACAAAGTGTTCACAGGCTTGAACATTTTGGTTCTCAGCTTCATCATCGTCTTTGGCTTCATTAAGGGAGACCTGCACAACTGGAAGCTCATGGAACAGGACTACCAATTGGCTGCAGCTGGATCTGGTGATGCCTACAG CTTGGGCCTTCGGAGTTCTGGAAGGTTTGGGCCTTTTGCTTTTGATGCAGTTCTCCAGGGAGCAGCTACATGTTTCTACGCATTTGTTGGTTTTGCTGGCATTGTCAGTGCAG GGAGCAAAGCCAGCCGTCTTCAGTGGTCCATGCCCTTGGCTGTCGTCATCTCCTTCTTCATCTGCTTTTTGGTGTGCTTTGGTGTCTCGGCGGCCCTCACCCTCATGGTGCCCTACTACCTGATTCAGCTCGAGAGCCCCTTGCCGCAGGCTTTCATCTGTGTCGGGTGGGACTCTGCCAAATATGTCGTGGCTGTTGGCACCCTCTGCATTCTTTTATACAG cctTCTGAGCATCATGTTTATCATGGCTCAGTTGACCTATGCAATGGCAGAGGATGGGCTCCTTTTCCGGGGACTTGCCTGGATCCCTGCCCCCACCGATGCCCGCACCATCATGATCCGCACCACCAATGCCCGCATCATTGTCCGCACCGTTGCCCCCACAGGAACCCCCATCATGGCTGTTTTGGTTCCTGGAACTCTTGCAG CGGTCATGGCGTTACTCTTCGACTTCACTGACCTGGTGGACCTCATGTCATTTCATTCCCTGCTCGCTTACTTCCTGGTGACATTTTCTGTCCTTGTCCTCAG GTGTCAACGAGCCCAGAATGGAAGCCAGGAgaaaacagaggaggaaactgagacaaacCCTGAAGTTGAAGGAGGTCCTTTGGAATCTGAACCTGAAGCAGGAATCTCAGGCATTCTAAAGAGTCTGTGGTTCCCTCCCAGCACCATCCCCACCTGGAAATCTGGCCGGATTGTCTATGGATGTGCCTCCCTGCTTG TGCTTCTGCTGATAATCCTGAGCCTGATCCTGTACCGGTGGTCCAGCCAGGTGTTCTCTGGAGACCCTGTGCTCACAACagtggctgtgctgctgctgctgctcatcacTGGGGTCACAGTCATCATCTGGAGGCAGCCCCAGAACCCCAGTACTCTTCCATTCAGG GTCCCTGCTATGCCTGCTGTCTTCCTGGTGAGCACCTCTGTGAATATTTACTTAATGATACAGATGACCACTCGGACCTGGGCCCAATTTGGCATCTGGATGGCGATTG GATTTGCCATATACTTTGGATATGGGATCCGACACAGCCTGGAGGAGAACAATGATCAACAGCCAGCAGCCTCCACTTCTAAGACTTAA
- the LOC121816556 gene encoding cationic amino acid transporter 3-like isoform X3, protein MSTMLGQYLRQFGQKLVRRKPQFREEPESSETHPPNTLDLVVIGLDNMLGAGIYILIGGVAKYVAGPAIILFLLVAGLTTVLSGLCYVELAAGVERPGTVYFISYVTMGRLYAFISGWNLLLYLIIATACIAQAWSSTFDSLIGNHISEALGGTFSLQMPSFLASFPDFLALGLVLLLTGLLALRVYESTLIYKVFTGLNILVLSFIIVFGFIKGDLHNWKLMEQDYQLAAAGSGDAYSLGLRSSGRFGPFAFDAVLQGAATCFYAFVGFAGIVSAGSKASRLQWSMPLAVVISFFICFLVCFGVSAALTLMVPYYLIQLESPLPQAFICVGWDSAKYVVAVGTLCILLYSLLSIMFIMAQLTYAMAEDGLLFRGLAWIPAPTDARTIMIRTTNARIIVRTVAPTGTPIMAVLVPGTLAAVMALLFDFTDLVDLMSFHSLLAYFLVTFSVLVLRCQRAQNGSQEKTEEETETNPEVEGGPLESEPEAGISGILKSLWFPPSTIPTWKSGRIVYGCASLLACSPP, encoded by the exons ATGTCTACGATGCTGGGTCAGTATCTTCGCCAGTTTGGTCAGAAGCTGGTCCGCAGGAAGCCACAGTTCAGGGAGGAACCTGAGAGTTCTGAGACCCATCCTCCGAACACCCTGGACCTGGTGGTGATAGGTTTGGACAACATGTTGGGAGCTGGCATATACATCCTGATTGGGGGAGTAGCCAAATACGTAGCTGGACCAGCAATCATCCTTTTCTTACTGGTGGCCGGCCTGACTACTGTGTTGTCTGGGCTCTGCTATGTCGAGTTGGCAGCTGGAGTAGAAAGACCTGGCACTGTGTATTTCATCAGCTATGTCACAATGGGACGACTGTACGCCTTCATCAGTGGCTGGAACCTCTTACTGTATTTAATTATTG CCACTGCCTGTATAGCCCAGGCCTGGAGCTCCACATTTGACAGCCTGATTGGGAACCACATCTCTGAGGCATTAGGGGGAACTTTCTCTCTGCAAATGCCCTCCTTCCTGGCCTCGTTTCCAGACTTTCTTGCCCTGGGCCTCGTGCTGCTGCTCACAG GACTCCTGGCTCTGAGAGTTTATGAGTCAACCCTGATTTACAAAGTGTTCACAGGCTTGAACATTTTGGTTCTCAGCTTCATCATCGTCTTTGGCTTCATTAAGGGAGACCTGCACAACTGGAAGCTCATGGAACAGGACTACCAATTGGCTGCAGCTGGATCTGGTGATGCCTACAG CTTGGGCCTTCGGAGTTCTGGAAGGTTTGGGCCTTTTGCTTTTGATGCAGTTCTCCAGGGAGCAGCTACATGTTTCTACGCATTTGTTGGTTTTGCTGGCATTGTCAGTGCAG GGAGCAAAGCCAGCCGTCTTCAGTGGTCCATGCCCTTGGCTGTCGTCATCTCCTTCTTCATCTGCTTTTTGGTGTGCTTTGGTGTCTCGGCGGCCCTCACCCTCATGGTGCCCTACTACCTGATTCAGCTCGAGAGCCCCTTGCCGCAGGCTTTCATCTGTGTCGGGTGGGACTCTGCCAAATATGTCGTGGCTGTTGGCACCCTCTGCATTCTTTTATACAG cctTCTGAGCATCATGTTTATCATGGCTCAGTTGACCTATGCAATGGCAGAGGATGGGCTCCTTTTCCGGGGACTTGCCTGGATCCCTGCCCCCACCGATGCCCGCACCATCATGATCCGCACCACCAATGCCCGCATCATTGTCCGCACCGTTGCCCCCACAGGAACCCCCATCATGGCTGTTTTGGTTCCTGGAACTCTTGCAG CGGTCATGGCGTTACTCTTCGACTTCACTGACCTGGTGGACCTCATGTCATTTCATTCCCTGCTCGCTTACTTCCTGGTGACATTTTCTGTCCTTGTCCTCAG GTGTCAACGAGCCCAGAATGGAAGCCAGGAgaaaacagaggaggaaactgagacaaacCCTGAAGTTGAAGGAGGTCCTTTGGAATCTGAACCTGAAGCAGGAATCTCAGGCATTCTAAAGAGTCTGTGGTTCCCTCCCAGCACCATCCCCACCTGGAAATCTGGCCGGATTGTCTATGGATGTGCCTCCCTGCTTG CCTGTTCTCCACCTTGA
- the LOC121816556 gene encoding cationic amino acid transporter 3-like isoform X2, translated as MSTMLGQYLRQFGQKLVRRKPQFREEPESSETHPPNTLDLVVIGLDNMLGAGIYILIGGVAKYVAGPAIILFLLVAGLTTVLSGLCYVELAAGVERPGTVYFISYVTMGRLYAFISGWNLLLYLIIATACIAQAWSSTFDSLIGNHISEALGGTFSLQMPSFLASFPDFLALGLVLLLTASSSSLASLRETCTTGSSWNRTTNWLQLDLVMPTGSKASRLQWSMPLAVVISFFICFLVCFGVSAALTLMVPYYLIQLESPLPQAFICVGWDSAKYVVAVGTLCILLYSLLSIMFIMAQLTYAMAEDGLLFRGLAWIPAPTDARTIMIRTTNARIIVRTVAPTGTPIMAVLVPGTLAAVMALLFDFTDLVDLMSFHSLLAYFLVTFSVLVLRCQRAQNGSQEKTEEETETNPEVEGGPLESEPEAGISGILKSLWFPPSTIPTWKSGRIVYGCASLLVLLLIILSLILYRWSSQVFSGDPVLTTVAVLLLLLITGVTVIIWRQPQNPSTLPFRVPAMPAVFLVSTSVNIYLMIQMTTRTWAQFGIWMAIGFAIYFGYGIRHSLEENNDQQPAASTSKT; from the exons ATGTCTACGATGCTGGGTCAGTATCTTCGCCAGTTTGGTCAGAAGCTGGTCCGCAGGAAGCCACAGTTCAGGGAGGAACCTGAGAGTTCTGAGACCCATCCTCCGAACACCCTGGACCTGGTGGTGATAGGTTTGGACAACATGTTGGGAGCTGGCATATACATCCTGATTGGGGGAGTAGCCAAATACGTAGCTGGACCAGCAATCATCCTTTTCTTACTGGTGGCCGGCCTGACTACTGTGTTGTCTGGGCTCTGCTATGTCGAGTTGGCAGCTGGAGTAGAAAGACCTGGCACTGTGTATTTCATCAGCTATGTCACAATGGGACGACTGTACGCCTTCATCAGTGGCTGGAACCTCTTACTGTATTTAATTATTG CCACTGCCTGTATAGCCCAGGCCTGGAGCTCCACATTTGACAGCCTGATTGGGAACCACATCTCTGAGGCATTAGGGGGAACTTTCTCTCTGCAAATGCCCTCCTTCCTGGCCTCGTTTCCAGACTTTCTTGCCCTGGGCCTCGTGCTGCTGCTCACAG CTTCATCATCGTCTTTGGCTTCATTAAGGGAGACCTGCACAACTGGAAGCTCATGGAACAGGACTACCAATTGGCTGCAGCTGGATCTGGTGATGCCTACAG GGAGCAAAGCCAGCCGTCTTCAGTGGTCCATGCCCTTGGCTGTCGTCATCTCCTTCTTCATCTGCTTTTTGGTGTGCTTTGGTGTCTCGGCGGCCCTCACCCTCATGGTGCCCTACTACCTGATTCAGCTCGAGAGCCCCTTGCCGCAGGCTTTCATCTGTGTCGGGTGGGACTCTGCCAAATATGTCGTGGCTGTTGGCACCCTCTGCATTCTTTTATACAG cctTCTGAGCATCATGTTTATCATGGCTCAGTTGACCTATGCAATGGCAGAGGATGGGCTCCTTTTCCGGGGACTTGCCTGGATCCCTGCCCCCACCGATGCCCGCACCATCATGATCCGCACCACCAATGCCCGCATCATTGTCCGCACCGTTGCCCCCACAGGAACCCCCATCATGGCTGTTTTGGTTCCTGGAACTCTTGCAG CGGTCATGGCGTTACTCTTCGACTTCACTGACCTGGTGGACCTCATGTCATTTCATTCCCTGCTCGCTTACTTCCTGGTGACATTTTCTGTCCTTGTCCTCAG GTGTCAACGAGCCCAGAATGGAAGCCAGGAgaaaacagaggaggaaactgagacaaacCCTGAAGTTGAAGGAGGTCCTTTGGAATCTGAACCTGAAGCAGGAATCTCAGGCATTCTAAAGAGTCTGTGGTTCCCTCCCAGCACCATCCCCACCTGGAAATCTGGCCGGATTGTCTATGGATGTGCCTCCCTGCTTG TGCTTCTGCTGATAATCCTGAGCCTGATCCTGTACCGGTGGTCCAGCCAGGTGTTCTCTGGAGACCCTGTGCTCACAACagtggctgtgctgctgctgctgctcatcacTGGGGTCACAGTCATCATCTGGAGGCAGCCCCAGAACCCCAGTACTCTTCCATTCAGG GTCCCTGCTATGCCTGCTGTCTTCCTGGTGAGCACCTCTGTGAATATTTACTTAATGATACAGATGACCACTCGGACCTGGGCCCAATTTGGCATCTGGATGGCGATTG GATTTGCCATATACTTTGGATATGGGATCCGACACAGCCTGGAGGAGAACAATGATCAACAGCCAGCAGCCTCCACTTCTAAGACTTAA